A region of Trypanosoma brucei brucei TREU927 chromosome 1, complete sequence DNA encodes the following proteins:
- a CDS encoding hypothetical protein, unlikely (unlikely gene predicted by glimmer), producing the protein MCCPTDALTEPRVFYRFFFAIFSSPIELFPDLDSVSLLYCVDISPLF; encoded by the coding sequence ATGTGCTGCCCCACAGACGCTTTAACTGAGCCTCGTGTCttttatcgttttttttttgcgatcTTTTCATCTCCTATTGAGTTATTTCCTGATCTGGATtctgtttcccttttgtatTGTGTGgacatttccccccttttttga